One stretch of Glycine soja cultivar W05 chromosome 7, ASM419377v2, whole genome shotgun sequence DNA includes these proteins:
- the LOC114420213 gene encoding uncharacterized protein LOC114420213 — protein sequence MGRTPVRFERVAAAFDADVARVRLCNSSENEQHSPEDSADLSDLVKSFMERGGEGEDAVGVRSDDGVENFDSEKREILEGIFDDDDGDAKEKIRREVQLAWGLVAEKDNSSPQFKQQLMSLLRYRGFDAGLCKCKWEKNTRFPAGDYEYIDVNFAGNRYIVEISLVTEFEIARSTDQYAALLDVFPLIFVGKMEELKQVVRLMCTAIKGSMKSMNMYIPPWRRIGYMQAKWFSSYKRITDEVATNRASSAFFTTRSIGFDARPVKSYNCRDDYGTKPAFRVCHLTTAFYVDSPGMQL from the exons ATGGGAAGGACTCCGGTCAGGTTTGAGAGGGTAGCGGCGGCCTTTGACGCTGACGTGGCGCGTGTGAGGCTCTGCAATAGCAGCGAGAATGAGCAGCACTCGCCGGAGGACTCGGCTGATTTGTCAGATCTGGTGAAATCGTTCATGGAGAGAGGGGGAGAGGGAGAAGATGCGGTTGGTGTTCGTTCGGATGATGGGGTTGAGAATTTTGATTCTGAGAAGAGGGAGATTTTGGAGGGAATATTTGATGATGACGACGGGGATGCCAAAGAAAAGATTAGAAGAGAAGTTCAACTTGCATGGGGGCTTGTTGCCGAAAAGGATAACTCATCACCCCAATTCAAACAACAGTTGATGTCTCTCCTACGGTACAGAGGTTTTGATGCTG ggCTCTGCAAATGCAAGTgggaaaaaaatacaagattCCCAGCTGGTGACTATGAGTACATCGACGTAAATTTTGCAGGAAATCGCTACATTGTTGAAATTTCCCTTGTCACAGAATTCGAAATAGCTCGTTCCACAGACCAATATGCCGCGTTACTTGATGTTTTCCCTCTAATATTTGTTGGTAAAATGGAAGAACTCAAGCAGGTTGTGAGGCTAATGTGCACTGCTATTAAGGGTTCTATGAAAAGCATGAATATGTATATACCTCCGTGGAGAAGAATTGGGTACATGCAAGCTAAGTGGTTTAGTTCTTACAAAAGAATAACGGACGAGGTTGCAACTAACAGGGCATCATCAGCTTTTTTCACTACAAGGTCCATTGGATTTGATGCAAGGCCAGTGAAATCCTACAATTGCAGGGATGATTATGGGACTAAACCTGCATTCAGAGTTTGCCATTTGACTACTGCATTTTATGTGGACAGCCCTGGGATGCAATTATAG